From a single Poecilia reticulata strain Guanapo linkage group LG2, Guppy_female_1.0+MT, whole genome shotgun sequence genomic region:
- the asmt gene encoding acetylserotonin O-methyltransferase isoform X1 codes for MAELPDAGPTKGAPTTPATDVYPRKILEYMEGFLISKTVFTSCELGVFDVLLAAERPLPAEEISQTVGASLDGTQRLLAACAGLQLLNTHWDNGQVFYSNTEQSRVFLTRSSPLSLCQSIQYSSRTIYLCWHYLTDAVREGRNQYEKAFGVSSKDLFQALYRSDEEMVKFMHLMNSIWNICGRDVVTAFDLTPFKVICDLGGCSGALAKQCTLAYPECTVTIFDLPKVVRVSGEHFVTEADQRISFREGDFFKDSLPVADLYILARILHDWTDERCIELLCRIYKACKPGGAVLLVEALLNEDGSGPLTAQLYSLNMLVQTEGRERTGAQYAALLAASGFTNIQHRLTGKIYDAVLGHKET; via the exons ATGGCTGAGCTTCCAGATGCAGGTCCCACCAAAGGGGCACCAACAACACCAGCTACAGATGTGTACCCTAGAAAAATACTGGAGTACATGGAAGGCTTTCTTATCTCCAAG ACGGTGTTCACATCCTGCGAACTGGGCGTGTTTGATGTGTTGCTGGCTGCAGAGCGTCCGCTGCCGGCAGAGGAGATCAGTCAGACGGTTGGAGCCAGTCTGGACGGGACGCAGCGGCTGCTGGCTGCCTGCGCAGGCCTGCAGCTTCTCAACACACACTGGGACAACGGGCAAG TTTTTTATAGCAACACAGAACAGTCCAGAGTCTTCCTCACACGTTCCAGTCCTTTGTCCCTCTGCCAGTCCATCCAGTACAGCTCCAGGACCATCTACCTCTGCTGGCATTACCTCACAGATGCTGTTAG AGAGGGAAGAAATCAGTATGAAAAGGCTTTTGGAGTCAGCTCAAAGGACCTGTTTCAAGCTCTGTACAG GTCTGATGAGGAAATGGTGAAATTCATGCACTTGATGAACTCCATCTGGAACATCTGTGGCAGAGACGTGGTCACGGCCTTCGATCTTACGCCTTTTAAGGTCATCTGTGACCTGGGAG GCTGCAGTGGAGCATTAGCCAAGCAGTGCACGTTGGcctacccagaatgcactgtgACAATCTTTGACCTCCCCAAGGTAGTACGTGTGTCAGGGGAACACTTTGTCACCGAGGCTGACCAGAGGATCAGCTTCCGTGAGG GTGATTTCTTCAAGGACTCTCTGCCAGTCGCAGATCTCTATATTCTTGCCAGAATCCTCCATGACTGGACAGACGAGCGCTGCATAGAGCTCCTCTGCAGAATCTATAAGGCCTGTAAAccag GAGGTGCCGTGCTGCTGGTGGAGGCGCTGCTAAATGAAGACGGGTCTGGTCCACTGACGGCACAGCTCTACTCCCTGAACATGCTGGTGCAGACGGAGGGCAGAGAGAGGACAGGTGCTCAGTATGCTGCCCTGCTGGCTGCCAGCGGCTTCACCAACATCCAGCACCGCCTCACTGGAAAAATCTATGATGCCGTTCTSGGTCACAAAGAGACATga
- the akap17a gene encoding A-kinase anchor protein 17A: protein MFAMTTTIVHDTTEAVCLSAEHNLYLKPIAKMTISVALPHLKLPGKSISNWEVMERVKAMVAPEQFSALRISKSTLDYIRFEGEVENKTVVKSLLTRLDGKTIKLSGFTDVLKVRAVENKMDFPTRHDWDSFFRDAKDMNETLPGERPDTIHLEGLPCRWFSQRNSQFPDRPSEAVLTAVFQAFGKVRHVDIPMLDPYREEMLDKNFSTFSFGGHLNFEAYVQYQEYCGFTKAMDSLRGMKLMLKGDDGKAVACNIKVIFDTSKHLSDTSIKRRNQERLKLQELERQREEQKRREKEEEERRKEEERKQREMEEEEKERKKEERIRKREQKLREKEERRNLKKVKRQQEQEQKKLQVKIAMEERRLLLAQRNLESIRLIAELLARAKILKQQQQEKEMAERKEQEKLEQARQKEELARLQQLEACRRRQEQELRRVEVEKHRALELQRKENELRERLLCNLIKKSTAAADPHDLAGPPAKAAAPDLSDVMLGVLGRVNGVKTDEGKEKQVSRFVQSELLEKTQSKERRGRDEKKEEFVRSAHSGERGSHSRGGRKRPQSSSRKKRSSSRQRRSHRTSDGHHRGRRRSSSRSSSRGRSLSSSGRSHSRGRSQGRSHRRYSRRRSKDYRSHSHHSRRYQRHSDSRGRSHSRGH, encoded by the exons ATGTTTG CAATGACCACCACCATCGTGCATGACACCACGGAGGCGGTGTGCCTGTCTGCCGAGCACAACCTGTACCTGAAGCCCATCGCCAAAATGACCATCAGCGTGGCTCTGCCGCACCTCAAGCTGCCGGGCAAGAGCATCTCCAACTGGGAGGTGATGGAGAGAGTGAAGGCCATGGTGGCTCCCGAGCAGTTTTCAGCCCTGCGGATCTCCAAGAGCACCCTGGACTACATCCGCTTTGAGGGGGAGGTGGAAAACAAAACCGTGGTAAAGAGCCTGTTGACCCGTCTGGATGGAAAAACCATAAAACTCAGCGGGTTTACTGATGTTCTCAAG GTTCGTGCAGTAGAAAATAAGATGGATTTCCCCACACGTCATGACTGGGACTCCTTTTTCCGTGACGCCAAGGATATGAACGAGACTCTGCCTGGAGAAAGGCCGGATACCATCCACTTGGAAGGGCTCCCATGTCGCTGGTTCAGCCAGAGAAACAGCCAGTTCCCGGACCGGCCGTCTGAAGCGGTCCTCACTGCTGTATTCCAGGCGTTTGGAAAG GTTCGGCATGTCGACATCCCCATGCTGGATCCGTACAGGGAGGAGATGCTGGACAAGAACTTCAGTACTTTCAGCTTCGGGGGTCACCTGAACTTTGAGGCTTACGTTCAGTATCAGGAATACTGCGGTTTCACCAAGGCTATGGACTCTCTGCGAGGCATGAAGCTGATGCTGAAAGGAGACGACGGAAAAGCTGTGGCCTGCAACATTAAG gttATATTTGACACTAGCAAGCACCTGAGCGACACATCCATCAAGAGAAGAAACCAGGAGAGGCTGAagctgcaggagctggagagacagagggaggaaCAGAAACGAAGggagaaagaagaggaggaacgGCGGAAGGAGGAAGAGCG GAAACAGAGGGAaatggaagaggaggagaaggagaggaagaaggaggagaGGATCCGGAAGCGAGAGCAGAAGCTGCGGGAGAAGGAGGAGCGGAGGAATCTGAAGAAGGTGAAGAGGCAACAGGAGCAGGAGCAGAAGAAGCTGCAGGTGAAGATCGCCATGGAGGAGAGAAGGCTGCTGCTGGCTCAGCGAAACCTGGAATCAATACGGCTCATTGCTGAGCTGCTCGCCCGAGCCAAG atcctgaagcagcagcagcaggagaaggagATGGCTGAACGCAAAgagcaggagaagctggagcaaGCGCGTCAGAAGGAGGAGCTGGCCCGtctccagcagctggaggcCTGTCGGCGAAGGCAGGAGCAGGAGCTACGGCGGGTGGAGGTGGAGAAGCATCGGGCGCTGGAGCTCCAGCGGAAGGAGAATGAGCTGAGGGAGAGGCTGCTTTGCAACCTTATCAAGAAAAGCACAGCGGCTGCAGATCCACACGACCTGGCCGGCCCCCCGGCAAAAGCAGCGGCTCCCGATCTTAGCGATGTGATGCTCGGGGTCCTGGGTCGGGTCAATGGGGTGAAGACAGATgaaggcaaagaaaaacaagtgtCTAGATTCGTGCAATCTGAACTTCTGGAGAAAACCCAATCAAAGGAGAGACGAGGGAGGGATGAAAAGAAGGAAGAGTTTGTTCGAAGCGCGCACAGCGGGGAACGAGGCTCGCACAGTCGAGGGGGAAGGAAGCGTCCCCAAAGTTCCAGTAGGAAGAAGCGGAGCTCGAGYCGGCAAAGGAGGAGTCACAGGACAAGCGACGGCCATCACCGGGGAAGGAGGCGCAGTAGCAGCAGGAGCTCCAGCAGGGGGAGGAGCCTAAGCAGCAGTGGGAGGAGCCATAGCAGGGGGAGGAGCCAAGGGCGTAGTCACCGCAGGTACAGCAGACGAAGGAGTAAGGACTACAGGAGCCACAGTCACCACAGCCGGCGATACCAAAGGCACAGCGACAGCAGGGGTCGGAGCCACTCCAGAGGACACTGA
- the sowahca gene encoding ankyrin repeat domain-containing protein SOWAHC, which produces MRTMASQQCTMQAVHEFLLEKGGRVRQMELIDHFTAPCGCNDQQKEGAGWELLSGIVDSVAFVEVENGVKFVCLNGDGCEESVMRKDADGHVDAECNGNILETLDNKQVNCNPDEDGEPAEASTSTCLDNDHQSNGNEQPAAQAQGSTESGTPTTAGGGEVRLRDRRRRESAPAIGTHDLDQAHAAGSHNHVARGTRRVSKGSQRAMLISCLSEDSALEGLESVGEIQTPKGSRRNFIELMMSSSPHVRRSLINRGSRIRDSVRSDGDSSSVLSSATDEDSSSLTLDPLEHEWMLCASDGLWESLQPLLAVEPSLVAKRDFVTGFTCLHWAAKHGKAELLSQLLDFAKENTIPVNVNARSSAGYTPLHLAAMHGHTQVVRVLISDYEANPEARDYSGRRAIQYLSPLLAADLEREGLVTSPGPESDTENANGGSSRTRGWRLPKVLQGNLKSLRLLTSPPETSEESEKTKGGLQRKSSLSRLNARLHRGRHRAQIIHSASFRDTGEVGRGEELPRSPLRARPLSNLFG; this is translated from the exons ATGAGGACGATGGCGTCCCAGCAGTGCACGATGCAAGCCGTGCACGAGTTCCTGTTGGAGAAAGGAGGGAGGGTCCGACAGATGGAGCTGATCGATCATTTCACGGCTCCTTGTGGCTGTAATGACCAGCAGAAAGAAGGGGCGGGATGGGAGTTGCTGAGCGGCATTGTTGACAGCGTGGCTTTCGTGGAAGTGGAAAACGGGGTGAAATTTGTGTGCTTAAATGGCGATGGCTGCGAGGAGTCGGTGATGCGTAAGGACGCAGACGGCCACGTTGATGCGGAGTGCAACGGGAACATCCTGGAGACGCTGGACAACAAACAAGTGAACTGCAACCCTGATGAGGACGGAGAACCAGCAG AAGCATCAACCTCAACCTGTCTGGACAATGACCATCAGTCAAATGGCAATGAGCAACCTGCAGCACAGGCCCAAGGTAGCACCGAATCAGGTACTCCTACCactgctggaggaggagaggtgAGGCTGAGGGACAGGAGGAGGCGAGAGTCTGCGCCAGCTATCGGGACACACGACCTAGACCAGGCCCATGCTGCTGGCTCCCACAACCATGTGGCAAGAGGGACACGTCGGGTGTCTAAAGGATCCCAGCGAGCCATGCTGATCAGCTGCCTGTCTGAAGACAGCGCACTGGAGGGGCTGGAGTCTGTGGGGGAAATACAAACACCGAAAGGAAGCCGCAGGAACTTCATAGAGCTGATGATGAGTAGTTCACCTCAT GTTCGGAGGTCTCTGATCAACCGTGGCTCACGCATCCGAGACTCTGTGCGGAGCGACGGCGACTCATCGTCTGTCCTCTCCTCGGCCACAGACGAGGACAGCTCTTCTCTCACCCTGGACCCCCTTGAGCACGAATGGATGCTCTGCGCTTCAGATGGCCTGTGGGAGAGCTTGCAACCCCTGTTGGCTGTCGAACCGAGTCTGGTTGCCAAAAGAGATTTTGTGACCGGCTTCACCTGCCTCCACTGGGCCGCGAAGCACGGCAAGGCTGAGCTGCTCTCCCAGCTGCTGGACTTTGCCAAGGAGAACACTATCCCTGTAAATGTGAACGCAAGATCAAGTGCTGGCTACACGCCGCTACACCTGGCTGCCATGCATGGACACACACAG GTGGTTCGTGTGCTGATATCCGACTATGAAGCAAACCCTGAAGCTCGGGATTACAGCGGGAGGCGAGCCATCCAGTACCTCTCCCCTCTGCTGGCTGCTGACCTAGAAAGGGAGGGGTTGGTAACCTCACCTGGACCGGAGTCAGATACCGAAAACGCCAatggtggcagcagcagaacGCGAGGCTGGAGGTTGCCCAAAGTCCTCCAGGGCAACCTGAAATCACTGCGACTGCTGACCTCACCGCCAGAGACGTCGGAGGAGTCAGAGAAGACCAAGGGGGGCTTGCAGAGGAAGTCATCCCTGAGCCGGCTGAATGCCCGGCTGCATCGTGGGCGCCACCGAGCCCAGATCATCCACAGTGCCTCCTTCAGGGACACCGGGGAGGTaggaagaggagaagagctGCCCAGGAGTCCTCTGAGAGCCAGACCACTGTCCAACCTGTTTGGATAA
- the asmt gene encoding acetylserotonin O-methyltransferase isoform X2 — protein sequence MAELPDAGPTKGAPTTPATDVYPRKILEYMEGFLISKTVFTSCELGVFDVLLAAERPLPAEEISQTVGASLDGTQRLLAACAGLQLLNTHWDNGQVFYSNTEQSRVFLTRSSPLSLCQSIQYSSRTIYLCWHYLTDAVREGRNQYEKAFGVSSKDLFQALYRSDEEMVKFMHLMNSIWNICGRDVVTAFDLTPFKVICDLGGDFFKDSLPVADLYILARILHDWTDERCIELLCRIYKACKPGGAVLLVEALLNEDGSGPLTAQLYSLNMLVQTEGRERTGAQYAALLAASGFTNIQHRLTGKIYDAVLGHKET from the exons ATGGCTGAGCTTCCAGATGCAGGTCCCACCAAAGGGGCACCAACAACACCAGCTACAGATGTGTACCCTAGAAAAATACTGGAGTACATGGAAGGCTTTCTTATCTCCAAG ACGGTGTTCACATCCTGCGAACTGGGCGTGTTTGATGTGTTGCTGGCTGCAGAGCGTCCGCTGCCGGCAGAGGAGATCAGTCAGACGGTTGGAGCCAGTCTGGACGGGACGCAGCGGCTGCTGGCTGCCTGCGCAGGCCTGCAGCTTCTCAACACACACTGGGACAACGGGCAAG TTTTTTATAGCAACACAGAACAGTCCAGAGTCTTCCTCACACGTTCCAGTCCTTTGTCCCTCTGCCAGTCCATCCAGTACAGCTCCAGGACCATCTACCTCTGCTGGCATTACCTCACAGATGCTGTTAG AGAGGGAAGAAATCAGTATGAAAAGGCTTTTGGAGTCAGCTCAAAGGACCTGTTTCAAGCTCTGTACAG GTCTGATGAGGAAATGGTGAAATTCATGCACTTGATGAACTCCATCTGGAACATCTGTGGCAGAGACGTGGTCACGGCCTTCGATCTTACGCCTTTTAAGGTCATCTGTGACCTGGGAG GTGATTTCTTCAAGGACTCTCTGCCAGTCGCAGATCTCTATATTCTTGCCAGAATCCTCCATGACTGGACAGACGAGCGCTGCATAGAGCTCCTCTGCAGAATCTATAAGGCCTGTAAAccag GAGGTGCCGTGCTGCTGGTGGAGGCGCTGCTAAATGAAGACGGGTCTGGTCCACTGACGGCACAGCTCTACTCCCTGAACATGCTGGTGCAGACGGAGGGCAGAGAGAGGACAGGTGCTCAGTATGCTGCCCTGCTGGCTGCCAGCGGCTTCACCAACATCCAGCACCGCCTCACTGGAAAAATCTATGATGCCGTTCTSGGTCACAAAGAGACATga